A genomic window from Algoriphagus sp. Y33 includes:
- a CDS encoding RNA polymerase sigma factor — MKADLQNSTSEDPELEINPNVPPSFSSDLETWKAFKSGSNSAFIFIYEKYFDSLYSYGMRINGGEELVKDAIHDVFLDLKNSSRAIGDTDSIKFYLFKCLKRRIYKELKTWTDLKQELVSQDSFSITFSHEQTLIDKQIDLEMSQKINAAITALSPRKREAIYYVYFEGMSYRQVSELMELSDSKSARDLVYKALKCLRESLGFLPLFLTEFLH, encoded by the coding sequence ATGAAAGCCGATTTACAAAACTCTACTTCCGAAGACCCGGAACTAGAGATTAATCCTAATGTGCCCCCTTCATTTTCCAGCGATCTTGAAACTTGGAAAGCATTTAAGTCAGGAAGTAATTCTGCTTTTATTTTTATTTATGAGAAATATTTTGACAGTCTTTACAGCTATGGAATGCGGATAAATGGCGGGGAAGAATTGGTCAAGGATGCCATTCATGATGTGTTTCTGGATCTGAAAAACAGCAGCAGGGCAATTGGCGACACGGATTCAATCAAATTCTACCTGTTTAAGTGCCTCAAAAGGAGAATATATAAAGAGTTAAAAACCTGGACTGACCTCAAACAGGAACTTGTCTCCCAAGACAGTTTTTCGATCACCTTTTCCCATGAGCAAACCTTGATCGATAAGCAGATTGATCTGGAGATGAGCCAAAAAATCAATGCGGCAATTACCGCTTTATCTCCCAGAAAAAGAGAAGCTATTTATTACGTCTATTTTGAGGGAATGTCCTACCGTCAGGTGTCTGAGCTGATGGAACTATCTGATTCTAAATCCGCCAGAGATCTTGTGTATAAAGCGTTGAAATGCCTGAGAGAATCCTTAGGCTTTCTACCTTTATTTTTAACTGAATTTCTGCATTAA
- the accD gene encoding acetyl-CoA carboxylase, carboxyltransferase subunit beta has product MAWFKRTDKGIKTSTAEKKDAPDGLWFKTPNGNIIHTRELKNNAYVCPDDDFHVKIGSKEYFEILFDNNKFKELDANMTSGDPLKFTDTKPYVSRIEATIKKTELNDAVRSAVGKMNGLDIVIACMDFNFIGGSMGSVVGEKIARAIDHSLKNKIPFLMISKSGGARMMEAGFSLMQMAKTSAKLALLDQAGIPYISMLTDPTTGGVTASYAMLGDFNIAEPEALIGFAGPRVIRETIGKDLPKGFQSSEFVLEHGFLDFIVDRRQLKGRLTTLLNLLNN; this is encoded by the coding sequence ATGGCTTGGTTTAAAAGAACTGACAAAGGCATCAAAACATCTACCGCTGAGAAGAAAGATGCACCTGATGGCCTTTGGTTTAAGACCCCTAATGGAAATATCATCCATACCAGAGAACTCAAGAATAACGCTTATGTATGTCCTGATGATGATTTTCATGTGAAAATCGGTTCGAAGGAATATTTTGAAATTCTTTTTGACAACAACAAATTCAAGGAACTGGATGCGAACATGACATCGGGAGATCCACTGAAATTCACGGACACCAAACCTTACGTTTCCCGTATAGAAGCCACTATCAAGAAAACAGAGTTGAATGACGCTGTAAGATCGGCTGTGGGGAAAATGAACGGCTTGGATATCGTCATAGCATGTATGGACTTTAATTTTATCGGGGGCTCGATGGGCTCGGTAGTGGGTGAAAAAATCGCCAGAGCGATCGACCACTCGCTGAAAAATAAAATTCCGTTCCTGATGATTTCCAAATCCGGCGGTGCCCGTATGATGGAAGCGGGGTTTTCATTGATGCAGATGGCAAAGACTTCTGCCAAGCTTGCACTTCTGGATCAGGCTGGGATTCCTTACATTTCCATGCTCACAGATCCTACTACCGGCGGCGTGACTGCTTCTTATGCGATGCTGGGAGATTTTAATATCGCTGAGCCGGAAGCGCTGATAGGTTTTGCAGGCCCTAGAGTAATTCGCGAGACAATTGGCAAGGATTTGCCCAAAGGTTTCCAAAGTTCTGAGTTTGTTTTGGAGCATGGATTCCTTGATTTCATCGTGGATCGTCGCCAGCTGAAAGGCCGATTGACCACCCTGCTTAACCTTTTAAATAATTAA
- the nqrF gene encoding NADH:ubiquinone reductase (Na(+)-transporting) subunit F encodes MGSVIITSIVAFTVIILLLVFILLFAQSKLVNSGDVNIIINGDESSPIVTAAGTTLLSTLGGQKIFLPSACGGGGTCAMCKCVVEEGGGEVLPTEVGHLSRAEQQSNVRLACQVKVKNDMKIRVPEEIFGIKKWECEVISNYNVSTFIKEFKVKLPEGETLDFEAGGYIQIDVPIVTVNFKGMDITPHPDLGHPADVYQSDWDKFGLWDLTMKNDEELFRAYSMANHPAEGNIVMLTIRIATPPWDRANNKWMDVNPGVCSSYVFSRVPGDKVTISGPYGEFHINPTQREMVYIGGGAGMAPLRAQIFHLFHTEKTSRKVSYWYGGRSKKELFYVPQFRDIEKDFPNFQFNIGLSEPLPEDNWKIKKSPDDKDADGYVGFIHQVLYDNYLKDHPEPDEVEYYLCGPPLMNSAVLKLLDDLGIPQENIRFDDFGG; translated from the coding sequence ATGGGTTCAGTAATTATTACTTCCATTGTAGCTTTTACAGTAATCATACTGCTACTGGTATTTATTCTCCTTTTTGCCCAGTCTAAGCTGGTCAATTCGGGCGATGTCAACATTATCATCAATGGTGACGAGAGCTCCCCGATTGTAACTGCAGCGGGAACTACCCTGCTTTCTACATTGGGAGGCCAAAAAATCTTCCTTCCATCCGCTTGCGGGGGTGGTGGTACTTGCGCAATGTGTAAATGCGTGGTCGAAGAAGGCGGTGGAGAAGTTCTCCCTACCGAAGTAGGCCACTTGAGCAGGGCAGAGCAGCAAAGTAACGTCCGTCTGGCGTGTCAGGTGAAAGTGAAAAATGACATGAAGATCCGGGTGCCTGAAGAAATCTTCGGCATTAAGAAATGGGAGTGCGAGGTTATTTCTAACTATAACGTCTCTACTTTCATCAAAGAATTTAAAGTGAAGCTTCCTGAGGGAGAAACACTTGATTTCGAAGCGGGTGGATACATTCAGATAGATGTTCCAATCGTGACGGTAAACTTCAAAGGAATGGATATCACTCCACATCCTGATTTGGGCCACCCCGCAGATGTATATCAAAGTGACTGGGACAAGTTTGGTCTTTGGGACTTGACGATGAAAAACGACGAGGAGTTGTTCAGAGCGTACTCCATGGCTAACCACCCTGCAGAAGGTAACATCGTCATGCTTACCATCCGTATAGCCACCCCGCCGTGGGATAGAGCCAATAACAAATGGATGGATGTGAATCCAGGAGTTTGTTCTTCTTATGTATTCTCCAGAGTTCCGGGCGATAAGGTGACTATTTCAGGTCCTTACGGTGAATTCCACATTAACCCTACCCAGCGTGAGATGGTTTACATCGGTGGTGGGGCAGGTATGGCTCCGTTGAGAGCGCAGATTTTCCATCTTTTCCATACAGAGAAAACCAGTAGAAAAGTATCTTACTGGTACGGAGGTAGATCTAAAAAGGAGCTTTTCTATGTTCCTCAGTTCAGAGATATTGAGAAAGATTTCCCTAACTTCCAATTTAATATCGGCTTGTCAGAGCCACTGCCGGAAGACAATTGGAAGATAAAAAAATCCCCCGATGATAAGGATGCCGATGGATATGTTGGATTCATTCACCAAGTACTCTATGACAATTATCTGAAGGATCACCCTGAGCCGGATGAGGTAGAATACTACCTGTGTGGCCCTCCTTTGATGAACTCGGCAGTGCTTAAGCTGCTGGATGATCTGGGAATTCCTCAGGAAAATATCCGATTTGATGACTTCGGAGGTTGA
- a CDS encoding formimidoylglutamase — protein MNIQSYFDPVAEYLWQKKYPNNSFFKQIHFFGEEFPDLKGVQIALVGIKENRGLGKVESADRGSSEIREKLYDLKKGFGAYRVADLGDLISGEKLSDTYQQMQEVGDYLMKRQILPIYFGGSHDLDYGQYLSYQKMKKLVSLLTVDAKLDMEEEGPLADQHTQEIILHQPNFLFSSAHLAYQSFLVDPSLINVVEKLYFEHVRLGELRSEFKEVEPLIRNADLLSFDLCAIQSADAPGAVNAEPFGLTAEEACQICWFAGTNEKLSSIGIYGYEPYYDDAANKTAKVVSVMIWYFLEGFYSRKDSLSFKSSDYIKYTVSLDTKPSTLVFYKSKRSGKWWMEIPQNVTEKFDRVSTVPCSYADYQMAQKGEIPERWINAQIKML, from the coding sequence ATGAATATCCAATCCTACTTTGATCCTGTAGCCGAATACCTTTGGCAGAAAAAATATCCAAACAATTCATTTTTCAAGCAAATCCACTTTTTCGGAGAAGAATTCCCTGATCTCAAAGGAGTACAAATAGCTCTCGTGGGGATCAAAGAAAACAGGGGACTAGGAAAGGTAGAGAGTGCAGACAGGGGAAGCAGTGAGATCCGGGAGAAGCTTTACGATCTTAAAAAAGGATTTGGCGCATATAGAGTGGCAGACCTTGGTGATTTGATTTCCGGAGAGAAATTAAGCGATACTTACCAGCAAATGCAGGAAGTGGGGGATTACCTGATGAAGCGCCAGATTCTGCCGATATATTTCGGAGGATCGCATGACTTGGACTATGGACAATACTTGTCTTATCAGAAAATGAAAAAACTGGTGAGTCTATTGACCGTAGATGCCAAATTGGATATGGAAGAAGAAGGGCCACTGGCCGATCAGCATACGCAGGAAATTATTCTTCACCAGCCCAATTTTCTGTTTTCCTCAGCGCATTTGGCTTATCAGAGTTTTCTGGTGGATCCATCCCTGATTAATGTGGTCGAAAAGCTCTATTTTGAACATGTGCGTTTGGGAGAATTAAGAAGTGAATTCAAGGAAGTGGAGCCACTGATCAGAAATGCGGATTTACTGAGCTTTGATCTATGTGCAATTCAGTCTGCTGATGCGCCGGGTGCTGTGAACGCTGAGCCGTTTGGATTGACAGCAGAAGAGGCTTGTCAGATTTGTTGGTTTGCCGGTACCAATGAAAAACTGAGTTCTATAGGTATTTATGGCTATGAACCCTACTATGATGATGCGGCGAACAAGACGGCGAAAGTAGTTTCGGTAATGATCTGGTATTTCTTGGAGGGCTTTTATTCCCGCAAGGACAGTCTTTCGTTCAAGAGCAGTGATTACATCAAGTACACTGTTTCATTGGATACTAAACCAAGTACGCTTGTTTTCTATAAAAGCAAAAGAAGTGGCAAATGGTGGATGGAAATCCCGCAGAACGTGACAGAGAAGTTTGATAGGGTGAGTACGGTTCCTTGCAGCTACGCTGACTATCAAATGGCCCAGAAAGGCGAGATTCCGGAGCGCTGGATCAATGCTCAAATCAAGATGCTCTGA
- a CDS encoding cytochrome b5 domain-containing protein — protein sequence MKIYTKQQLALRNGQDKPEIWVAFQGIIYDVSGSRLWKKGMHYEHWAGQDLTDELPDAPHTDKVFGKFQAIGQLA from the coding sequence ATGAAGATATACACAAAGCAGCAGTTGGCATTGCGCAATGGCCAGGACAAACCTGAGATCTGGGTCGCTTTCCAAGGAATAATCTATGATGTAAGCGGTTCCAGACTTTGGAAGAAGGGGATGCATTACGAGCACTGGGCAGGGCAGGACCTTACAGATGAGTTGCCTGACGCTCCTCACACAGATAAAGTATTTGGTAAATTTCAAGCCATTGGACAATTAGCATAG
- a CDS encoding N-acetylglucosamine kinase codes for MILIADSGSSKTDWRVIHADRRISQHRGMGFNPYYQTAEEMAIQMQDDVLINLAAEIEEIFFYGAGCSSPDRKNEVSSALKTVFPHANITVDHDLNAAARSTCGHQAGIACILGTGSNSCDYDGVQIVDTRPSPGYIFGDEGGGGYVGRKLLKDFINDEIPAQIKQDLIDSFNLTNIAIQEHVYQKPFPNRYMASFCRFITEHKSNPYCYMLYYSSFQDFFRQHVMKYDDYISKPVNFVGSIAYYNSDILRKAASDVQINVNLIIESPIAGLTLYHKEELENRA; via the coding sequence ATGATTTTAATCGCAGATAGTGGATCCAGCAAGACGGACTGGAGAGTGATACATGCAGACCGAAGAATTAGCCAACACCGGGGTATGGGGTTTAATCCTTATTATCAAACGGCTGAGGAAATGGCAATTCAAATGCAGGATGATGTCCTTATTAATTTGGCTGCTGAAATTGAAGAAATTTTTTTCTATGGAGCCGGTTGCTCCTCTCCTGATAGAAAGAATGAGGTTTCTTCAGCACTTAAGACTGTTTTTCCACATGCTAATATCACTGTGGACCATGACCTCAATGCCGCCGCAAGGTCAACATGCGGTCACCAAGCAGGAATTGCTTGTATACTGGGGACAGGATCAAATAGCTGTGATTATGACGGCGTACAGATAGTAGACACTCGTCCTTCTCCCGGCTATATTTTTGGAGACGAAGGTGGGGGAGGCTATGTAGGGAGGAAGTTGTTGAAAGATTTTATCAATGATGAGATTCCTGCCCAGATCAAGCAAGACTTAATTGATAGCTTCAACCTCACCAATATCGCAATCCAAGAGCATGTCTATCAGAAGCCATTCCCAAATCGATACATGGCTAGTTTTTGTAGATTTATTACCGAGCATAAATCCAATCCATACTGCTACATGCTTTACTATAGTTCCTTTCAGGACTTCTTTAGGCAGCATGTGATGAAGTATGATGATTATATTAGTAAGCCTGTAAATTTCGTAGGGTCTATTGCATATTACAATAGCGATATTCTTCGTAAGGCTGCCTCAGATGTGCAGATTAATGTTAATTTGATAATTGAAAGCCCTATTGCAGGATTGACTCTTTATCACAAAGAGGAATTGGAGAATAGAGCATGA
- the murQ gene encoding N-acetylmuramic acid 6-phosphate etherase produces the protein MKVTESTSLYDNLEQMEVLDLLQNINREDKKVPLAVEKVIPEICALVEEIVPRMEKGGRLIYIGAGTSGRLGVLDASECPPTYGVPFDMVLGLIAGGDRAIRKAVENAEDDPDQAWDDIMEHGFNANDSVIGIAASGTTPYVIGGVKSAREKGLLTGSITCNPDSPLSREVDHPIEAVVGPEFITGSTRMKAGTAQKLILNMISTTVMIKLGKVKGNKMVDMQLSNAKLVQRGTKMIMEATGLDEETANQLLLSEGSVRKATEYFYKNLN, from the coding sequence ATGAAAGTAACAGAGAGCACCTCACTTTACGATAATTTGGAGCAAATGGAAGTGTTGGATTTGTTGCAAAACATCAACAGAGAAGATAAGAAAGTGCCCCTTGCTGTAGAGAAAGTGATTCCCGAAATATGTGCTTTGGTGGAAGAGATCGTTCCTCGGATGGAAAAGGGAGGCAGATTGATCTATATAGGGGCAGGCACAAGCGGCAGACTTGGTGTACTGGATGCTTCTGAATGTCCGCCAACCTATGGCGTCCCTTTTGATATGGTGCTGGGACTTATAGCCGGGGGAGATAGGGCGATCAGAAAGGCGGTGGAAAACGCGGAGGATGATCCGGATCAGGCATGGGATGACATTATGGAGCACGGTTTCAATGCCAATGACTCTGTCATAGGAATAGCGGCTTCGGGCACTACTCCCTATGTGATCGGTGGAGTGAAATCAGCACGTGAAAAAGGCCTTCTGACAGGAAGCATCACCTGTAATCCTGACTCTCCGCTTTCCAGGGAAGTTGACCATCCGATTGAAGCAGTGGTGGGACCGGAATTCATTACCGGAAGCACGCGAATGAAAGCAGGGACAGCGCAGAAGCTTATTCTCAATATGATTTCCACGACTGTGATGATCAAGCTCGGAAAGGTAAAAGGAAATAAAATGGTGGATATGCAACTTTCTAATGCCAAATTGGTGCAGCGCGGAACCAAAATGATTATGGAAGCTACTGGACTTGATGAGGAAACGGCTAATCAACTTTTGCTGAGCGAGGGATCTGTACGGAAGGCGACAGAGTATTTCTATAAAAATCTGAACTAG
- a CDS encoding pseudouridine synthase, with protein sequence MKDNNSKKPFFGKGKKDSSYSKSEGYKGKSDGFKKSKDSGFSKSGPAKKSFGQREDDFSDFSKKPRPKKEGFKNLGEKKFGSKGPFGNKKEQGSDFSDKKDFGSPKKQFFAKKDEAEGPKPYQRDAKSAKPESSEKTGGLIYKGRGRDQKPVFAEGKPTYKSDKKETRGFGKKRFVDQDANVERPDYNFDSLPQKKKKLENEDNLIRLNKYIANSGICSRREADALISQGLVTLNGEICTELGRKVKRTDRVVYQGRKINPEKPVYVLLNKPKDFITTTDDPMDRKTVMNLVGNACEERIFPVGRLDRNTTGLLLFTNDGELAAKLSHPSNEIKKIYQVTLDKPLTKKDEEAIIEGLTLEDGKADVDDMQVLSLDRTILGLEIHIGRNRIVRRIFAHLGYDVTALDRVVFAGLDKKDLKRGHYRFLSEQEVIRLKFFI encoded by the coding sequence ATGAAAGATAACAATTCAAAAAAGCCGTTTTTCGGCAAAGGAAAAAAAGACTCCAGCTATTCTAAATCAGAAGGCTACAAAGGAAAGTCTGATGGATTCAAAAAATCCAAAGACTCCGGTTTTTCAAAGTCCGGTCCGGCAAAGAAATCATTTGGACAAAGAGAGGATGATTTTTCTGACTTCAGCAAAAAACCAAGACCCAAGAAAGAAGGATTTAAAAATCTTGGAGAAAAAAAATTCGGCTCAAAGGGGCCTTTTGGAAATAAAAAAGAACAAGGTTCGGACTTCTCCGACAAGAAGGACTTTGGTTCACCGAAAAAGCAATTTTTTGCCAAAAAGGATGAGGCAGAAGGACCAAAGCCTTATCAAAGAGATGCGAAATCCGCCAAGCCTGAATCTTCCGAAAAGACAGGCGGACTTATTTACAAAGGACGCGGCCGGGACCAAAAGCCGGTTTTTGCCGAAGGCAAGCCTACCTACAAGTCTGATAAGAAAGAGACAAGAGGATTTGGCAAAAAGCGCTTTGTAGATCAGGACGCCAATGTAGAAAGACCGGATTATAATTTTGATTCCCTTCCCCAGAAGAAGAAAAAGCTGGAGAATGAGGATAATCTGATTCGTTTGAATAAATACATCGCCAATTCCGGTATATGCAGTAGAAGAGAGGCGGATGCACTGATCAGCCAAGGGCTGGTCACGCTGAATGGAGAAATCTGCACTGAGCTAGGTCGCAAAGTAAAGAGAACTGACCGGGTAGTATATCAGGGAAGGAAAATCAATCCTGAAAAGCCTGTGTATGTATTGCTAAATAAACCAAAGGACTTTATCACCACCACTGATGATCCCATGGACCGTAAGACAGTGATGAACCTTGTTGGGAATGCCTGTGAGGAGCGGATTTTTCCTGTGGGGCGATTGGATAGAAATACAACCGGTTTGCTATTGTTCACCAACGATGGTGAATTGGCAGCTAAGCTTTCCCATCCTTCCAATGAGATCAAGAAGATCTATCAGGTGACCTTGGATAAGCCGCTTACCAAGAAGGACGAAGAGGCTATCATCGAGGGTTTGACATTGGAAGACGGCAAAGCGGATGTGGATGATATGCAGGTACTGTCACTGGATAGGACTATACTTGGCCTGGAGATTCACATAGGAAGAAACAGGATCGTTCGAAGAATCTTTGCCCATCTGGGCTATGACGTGACCGCACTTGACCGTGTGGTCTTTGCAGGATTGGATAAAAAAGATCTGAAACGGGGCCACTACCGCTTCCTATCAGAGCAGGAAGTGATCCGGTTGAAGTTCTTTATATAG
- a CDS encoding helix-turn-helix transcriptional regulator, which translates to MPPKKKSIPVHSLPDKYKGGIVVGRMSASNLPLEEASHSHRHDFHFFIIQEKGTTAFEIDFKKHIIKGSAVLYIHPNQVHRFLKTKGAEYFGLLINNESLNAEYLNLLEEIVPAEPLAIQGGRLSIIIDTAVLCIKAVERKPDSIYHALLKDTCNALVALILSHYLENVKPAEKFSRFETVTKAFKTSLEHNFTYLKRPSEYAKLLNISSPYLNECVKNATGNTVSHLIQHRVILEAKRLLYHSNKSVKEIAAELGYDDYPYFSRLFTKVVGMTAITFRNKNLD; encoded by the coding sequence ATGCCCCCAAAGAAAAAATCCATCCCTGTACATTCCCTCCCTGATAAATATAAAGGAGGAATTGTCGTGGGGAGAATGTCTGCGAGCAATTTACCATTGGAAGAGGCAAGCCATTCTCACAGGCACGATTTTCATTTTTTTATTATACAGGAAAAAGGCACCACAGCTTTTGAAATTGATTTCAAAAAACACATCATTAAAGGATCAGCTGTACTATACATTCATCCAAATCAGGTACATCGATTTTTAAAAACCAAAGGAGCCGAGTACTTCGGCTTACTGATCAACAACGAAAGTCTAAATGCAGAATATCTGAACTTACTGGAAGAGATCGTACCTGCTGAACCATTAGCTATCCAAGGTGGCCGCTTGTCGATAATTATCGATACAGCAGTACTATGTATAAAAGCAGTAGAACGAAAACCGGACAGCATATACCATGCTTTACTGAAAGACACCTGTAATGCATTGGTAGCTTTGATCCTTTCCCATTATTTGGAAAATGTAAAGCCTGCGGAAAAATTTTCACGCTTTGAAACAGTTACAAAGGCATTTAAAACTTCGCTGGAGCATAACTTTACCTATCTGAAACGACCGTCCGAATACGCTAAACTCTTAAATATATCTTCGCCCTATTTGAATGAATGTGTTAAAAACGCAACAGGGAATACCGTTTCGCACCTTATACAGCACCGTGTTATATTGGAAGCAAAGCGCTTGCTTTATCATTCCAACAAATCGGTAAAAGAAATCGCAGCAGAACTAGGCTACGATGATTACCCCTATTTTTCACGTCTTTTTACGAAAGTGGTCGGAATGACGGCAATCACCTTTCGGAACAAAAACCTCGATTAG
- a CDS encoding siderophore-interacting protein — MISSIPKWVGNLFEGALRPNVKVVETSYISRRIKLVRFQGDIAKMDFQIGYANVIRVSETELRNYTAAHYDKNMGVLDILFHIHGNGVGSEYIDTLAVNDEVYISPPRGKRLFSPEIRQQVFFGDETSIGLACSALPILKKSKHQYHFFFELGDENRNVPHLLGIDNVTVFSKKETFRNEQWVSDLSIFKTLDRKQASFVLTGNVKSVQTFRKVLKEKTVGKIRAQGYWLEGKKGL; from the coding sequence ATGATTTCAAGCATACCAAAATGGGTGGGGAATTTATTCGAGGGAGCGCTTCGCCCCAACGTGAAGGTTGTAGAGACCTCTTATATAAGCCGGCGCATAAAGCTGGTACGTTTTCAGGGGGATATCGCAAAGATGGATTTCCAGATAGGATACGCAAATGTGATCCGTGTAAGTGAAACAGAGCTAAGAAACTACACGGCAGCGCATTACGACAAGAATATGGGTGTTTTGGACATTCTTTTCCATATTCATGGAAATGGTGTTGGCAGTGAATACATAGACACCTTAGCGGTAAATGACGAAGTGTATATCAGTCCACCCAGAGGGAAAAGGTTATTCAGTCCAGAGATTAGGCAGCAAGTGTTTTTCGGAGACGAAACTTCTATCGGGCTAGCCTGTTCCGCCCTCCCCATCCTAAAGAAAAGTAAGCATCAATATCATTTCTTCTTTGAGCTGGGGGATGAAAATAGAAACGTCCCACACCTTTTGGGGATAGATAACGTCACTGTTTTTTCAAAAAAGGAAACTTTCAGAAATGAACAATGGGTAAGTGACTTATCAATTTTCAAAACTCTTGATCGGAAGCAGGCAAGCTTTGTTTTGACCGGCAATGTAAAATCCGTCCAAACTTTCAGAAAAGTATTGAAAGAAAAGACCGTCGGAAAAATACGTGCTCAAGGCTATTGGCTTGAAGGTAAGAAAGGATTGTAA
- a CDS encoding cation diffusion facilitator family transporter, which produces MSHSHNHSDRKGLSLAFWLNVLFSIVEVVGGILTNSTAILADAFHDFADAIAIGLAVLLEKLSGKKRTPKFSYGYKRFSLLSAIGMSLFLLIGAVFMCTSAYHSFINPQIVDGKGMLFLAVLGIAVNGFAFLRIKNSNGHSHHHGHSHSHDADFNKKAIMLHLLEDVLGWVAVLIGAVVIYFTGWYWIDGVLAIAIGIFIGYNATKNLISTMGILMQSVPDNVDVARLSDELLQIPRIENIHDLHIWTLEGDYNIGSLHAVVNAIDQNGEVAVLPSILQVMAKYKVQHPTVQIETTMNDCRFVSC; this is translated from the coding sequence ATGTCACATTCACATAACCACTCGGATAGGAAGGGCCTATCATTAGCCTTTTGGCTTAATGTTTTGTTTTCAATAGTCGAAGTTGTTGGGGGAATCTTGACCAACTCAACCGCTATTCTTGCGGATGCATTTCACGATTTTGCGGATGCTATAGCTATTGGCCTGGCAGTGCTGTTGGAAAAGCTTTCGGGGAAAAAACGCACGCCTAAATTCTCTTATGGGTACAAAAGATTCTCACTACTGTCGGCCATCGGTATGTCGCTGTTTTTATTGATAGGTGCTGTGTTTATGTGCACCAGTGCTTATCATTCTTTTATCAATCCTCAAATAGTAGATGGAAAGGGGATGTTATTTCTGGCGGTTTTGGGTATTGCCGTTAATGGCTTTGCCTTTTTGAGAATTAAAAATTCAAATGGACATTCCCATCATCACGGACACAGCCATTCACACGATGCTGATTTTAACAAAAAAGCAATAATGCTACACTTGTTGGAAGATGTTTTAGGCTGGGTAGCGGTCTTGATTGGAGCCGTCGTGATTTATTTTACAGGTTGGTATTGGATAGATGGTGTGCTGGCTATCGCAATCGGGATTTTCATAGGATACAATGCAACTAAAAACCTGATTTCCACAATGGGAATTTTGATGCAATCCGTTCCCGATAACGTGGATGTAGCCCGGCTTTCCGACGAATTGCTACAGATTCCCCGTATCGAAAATATCCATGACCTGCATATTTGGACATTGGAAGGTGACTACAATATCGGCTCGCTACATGCTGTTGTTAATGCGATAGACCAAAATGGAGAAGTAGCTGTTCTTCCGTCTATTTTGCAAGTAATGGCTAAATACAAAGTCCAGCATCCGACTGTACAGATCGAAACAACGATGAACGATTGTAGATTTGTAAGTTGCTAA
- a CDS encoding AraC family transcriptional regulator, with translation MKRYLLHTPFNIYHFEAGEWQHPLHNHTYFEIIFILRGSGVHHLNGNRFDYGYGDVFLLGPEDFHSFDIRELTEFCFIRFNEPFSRILSLSDESKGKSIIETLLHIPLQSRGSLIREKQDKAKLLNLLSVLESEYDNKQSPYYEIVRDSLMRTILIILARKLRQSDEAGQILSYSDSVESILLYVKKNIYSPSKLRIEVLAEKFNMAPNYISIFFKKQVGESIKQYITNYKFGLIEARLTYSKLTLSEIAHEFSFTDESHFCRQFKKYCGVTPTEFRKRN, from the coding sequence ATGAAACGCTATTTATTACATACTCCTTTTAACATTTACCATTTTGAAGCCGGTGAATGGCAGCACCCACTCCACAATCACACATACTTCGAGATTATTTTTATACTTAGAGGAAGTGGAGTACATCACCTCAATGGCAACCGCTTTGACTATGGGTATGGGGATGTGTTTCTCTTAGGACCTGAGGATTTTCATTCCTTTGACATCAGGGAATTAACCGAGTTTTGTTTTATTCGATTCAATGAGCCCTTTAGTAGAATACTATCTCTAAGCGATGAATCCAAAGGGAAATCCATCATAGAAACTTTGCTCCATATTCCTTTGCAAAGCCGTGGCTCATTAATAAGAGAAAAACAGGATAAAGCTAAGCTGTTAAATTTGCTTTCGGTCCTTGAGAGTGAATATGACAATAAGCAATCTCCCTATTATGAAATAGTTCGTGACAGCCTGATGCGAACTATTTTGATTATTCTTGCCAGAAAACTAAGGCAGTCCGACGAAGCAGGTCAGATTTTGTCCTATTCCGATTCTGTTGAGTCTATCTTATTGTATGTAAAGAAAAATATCTATTCCCCTTCAAAGCTGAGAATCGAAGTGTTGGCAGAGAAATTTAACATGGCACCAAATTACATCAGTATTTTTTTCAAGAAACAAGTTGGTGAATCCATCAAACAGTACATTACAAATTATAAATTCGGACTGATTGAAGCCAGACTTACCTATAGCAAGCTTACCCTATCAGAAATTGCCCATGAGTTCAGTTTTACCGATGAAAGCCATTTCTGTAGACAGTTCAAAAAATATTGCGGAGTCACTCCTACTGAGTTTAGGAAGAGAAATTAA